One genomic window of Methyloceanibacter sp. wino2 includes the following:
- a CDS encoding HlyD family secretion protein, with the protein MRRTALIILAVVAVAIGGLVLLTRSGGDQGLVPGYLEADLVLVGSEKSGRIESLEVREGETVAKGDLVFTLESSEQKAELATRKARLAEAEARLGDAKAELQRPREIEVLESALVRAKAMQTKSQLNLDRIQQLYEKGWVSKAQLDDAVAQHDSNQAAVKEAERRIEAAHLPGRSGVIEAATAAVSEARSALDEAEKSIAKRKVFAPAAGSIEEVYFRPGEVVNAGQAVVSLLPPGNLKVRFFVSEADRAGLRIGETVGVSCDGCPSGLTATIRFISRDAEFTPPVIFSREQRKKLVFLVEAWPDEKTAELTAGQPVSVTLPQSQ; encoded by the coding sequence ATGAGACGAACGGCTCTCATCATCCTTGCCGTCGTGGCCGTCGCCATCGGCGGGCTGGTTTTGTTGACGCGCTCCGGCGGCGATCAGGGTCTCGTGCCGGGTTATTTGGAAGCGGACCTGGTTCTGGTCGGTTCCGAAAAGAGCGGGCGCATCGAATCGCTCGAAGTCCGGGAAGGAGAAACCGTCGCCAAGGGCGATCTGGTGTTCACACTCGAAAGTTCGGAACAGAAGGCCGAACTCGCAACCCGCAAGGCTCGGCTGGCCGAAGCCGAAGCGCGGCTTGGCGATGCAAAGGCCGAGCTCCAGCGTCCGCGCGAGATCGAGGTGCTCGAGTCGGCTTTGGTGCGAGCCAAGGCCATGCAGACGAAGTCGCAGCTCAATCTCGATCGTATCCAGCAGCTCTACGAAAAAGGTTGGGTCTCCAAAGCGCAGCTTGATGACGCCGTCGCGCAGCACGACAGCAATCAGGCGGCCGTGAAGGAAGCGGAGCGGCGCATCGAAGCCGCCCATCTTCCGGGCCGTTCCGGCGTGATCGAGGCCGCGACGGCTGCGGTGTCGGAAGCGCGATCCGCCCTGGACGAAGCGGAAAAGAGTATCGCCAAGCGGAAGGTGTTCGCGCCGGCGGCCGGGTCCATCGAGGAAGTCTATTTCCGTCCCGGCGAGGTGGTGAATGCGGGGCAGGCCGTCGTGTCGCTGCTGCCGCCCGGCAATCTAAAGGTCCGCTTCTTCGTCTCGGAGGCGGACCGTGCGGGGCTTCGCATCGGAGAGACTGTCGGCGTGTCCTGCGACGGCTGTCCGTCGGGGCTGACGGCGACGATCCGCTTCATTTCGCGCGATGCGGAATTCACGCCGCCGGTGATCTTTTCACGCGAGCAGCGCAAGAAGCTCGTGTTTCTCGTCGAGGCGTGGCCCGACGAGAAGACCGCGGAACTCACGGCCGGGCAGCCCGTCTCCGTCACGCTCCCGCAGAGCCAGTAG